A single genomic interval of Centropristis striata isolate RG_2023a ecotype Rhode Island chromosome 8, C.striata_1.0, whole genome shotgun sequence harbors:
- the LOC131976064 gene encoding uncharacterized protein LOC131976064 — translation MNKAEKPEQYDSDVKLDVKTNLPEDDIKAPLSFSPELTSGNMQTSYKFKCPGPGVFQCDLTRMVFVMAQEAELSYRTVIWDESLLQSAGKLPAGPLFDIKCSDDSAVDELHLPHCETKEALAFYGLMSVVHFTDDGMSILEPKEITDSHVVVKVPHLSAFGLIWDAFKRFLKISLPIKGQILLLRRPLYVRYLILDVIVLQENIPAHEVAVQHEGSELITVSSDCLLSFGQNYNVKCEPTCHLIQPKGAEFMSRVGPNYHSTFEVFVTPDTESVTVIVQDQEKKEVWKNFVLLTAPSGEIRGGEDSVPSEDSVPSEDSVPSGDSVPSGDSIPANKRIVSIRVKFINTVTDSSLGSILDILLERRVIYDAELQSICKPNRATIDKARDTIDLVRRCGADCCSVLITAIRRVDPCLSRELKLS, via the exons ATGAATAAAGCTGAGAAACCGGAACAAT ATGACTCTGATGTCAAACTGGATGTGAAAACAAACCTGCCCGAGGATGACATAAAG GCTCCATTGTCCTTCTCACCTGAACTAACATCTGGAAACATGCAAACTTCATACAA GTTCAAGTGTCCTGGTCCGGGTGTGTTCCAGTGTGATCTGACTCgaatggtgtttgttatggctCAGGAGGCGGAGCTAAGTTACAGGACCGTCATATGGGATGAGAGCCTCCTCCAATCAGCTGGCAAGCTGCCTGCAGGGCCGCTGTTTGATATCAAGTGCTCCGATGACTCTGCTGTCGATGAGCTCCACCTCCCACACTGTGAAACAAAGGAAG CGTTGGCCTTTTACGGCCTGATGTCTGTCGTCCACTTCACTGATGATGGAATGAGCATCTTGGAGCCGAAGGAGATCACAGACTCTCATGTGGTTGTGAAGGTCCCTCACCTCTCTGCCTTCGGCCTGATCTGGGATGCCTTCAAAAGGTTTCTGAAAATCTCACTGCCAATAAAGGGCCAAATTCTGCTGTTGCGCCGACCTCTGTATGTAAGGTATCTAATACTGGACGTAATAGTGCTGCAGGAAAACATCCCTGCGCATGAG GTTGCCGTCCAACATGAAGGTTCTGAGCTGATCACGGTCTCCTCTGACTGTCTTCTTAGCTTTGGTCAAAATTACAATGTCAAGTGTGAACCGACGTGCCACCTGATACAGCCGAAG GGTGCAGAATTCATGTCAAGGGTGGGACCAAATTACCATTCTACATTTGAAGTTTTCGTGACTCCAGACACAGAGAGTGTGACTGTGATAGTCCAGGACCAGGAGAAGAAAGAAGTCTGGAAAAATTTCGTGTTACTGACAG CTCCAAGTGGGGAaattagaggaggagaggacagcgTCCCATCAGAGGACAGTGTCCCATCAGAAGACAGCGTCCCATCAGGGGACAGCGTCCCATCTGGGGACAGCATCCCAGCTAACAAAAGGATTGTCTCAATTCGGGTAAAGTTCATTAACACAGTGACTGATTCTTCTCTGGGGTCGATTCTGGATATACTTCTTGAGCGTCGCGTGATATATGATGCTGAACTGCAGTCAATCTGTAAACCAAACAGAGCAACAATCGACAAAGCACGAGACACGATCGACTTGGTGCGAAGGTGTGGAGCTGACTGCTGCTCAGTTCTGATCACTGCTATCCGTAGGGTGGATCCATGTCTTTCCAGAGAGCTGAAATTAAGCTGA